Within Schumannella luteola, the genomic segment CGCGCCCGTACCTGTTCTCGAACAGCGTCGCCCCGGTCATCGTCGCCGGAACCCTCGCCGCCCTCGACGTGATCGAGGGCTCGCAGGATGCGCGCGAGCGGCTGCGCAGGAACGCGGCGGCCTTCCGCGCGGCCATGACCGACGCCGGCTTCGAGCTGCAGCCGGGCGAGCATCCGATCGTGCCCGTCATGTTCGGCGACGCCGCCCTCACGGCCCGCATCGCGCACCGCATGCTCGACCTCGGCGTCTACGTGACGGCGTTCTCGTTCCCGGTCGTGCCGCGCGGCACCGCGCGCATCCGCGTGCAGCTCTCGGCCTCGCACTCGCAGGGCGACATCGACCGCGCGGTGGCGGCGTTCGTGGCGGCGCGGGATGCGGAGGCGGGAGTCGCGGAGGGCGCGGCACAGGTCTGACGAGCGGTCGCCGCGTCCTGCGCGTGATGCGAGAGGGCGCGGGCGCGGCGCGAGCGCACGTCGCGTCGGGGCGAGGTCGAGCCGGGACCGTTCAGCTGGATGCGATCCGGGCCTGCAGCGCCCGGATCGTGTCGCCGAGATCGCCGCGAGCGAGCAGCCCGGATCCGAGCGGCCCCGCCGGGTCGGCGCCGAGCGCGGGAAGCCGACGCAGCGCATCCCGCGCCTCGGCAGTGAGGTGGGCGATCTGCCACGCGATCTCGGCGTCGGCGGCGCGCTGCGGATCGTCCGTCGCGGAGTCCGCGCCGAGGCGCACCGCGCGCACCGCATAGGCGGCGGCGCCGAGGGCGTGCGCGCCCATATGCGCGATGCCGGTCGCCTGCCCGACGGCGCGCGCGGCGGCGACCGCGGCCGGAGCGCTGACGACGCCGGCCGCCCGCCCCGCCTCGAAACGACGCCGGATCTCGCCCGCCGTATCCAGCTCGCCCCGCCCGTAGGCGCGCACCCGAGCCAGCCCGTCGCGCGGTCGCGGCTCGTGCGGCGCCTCCGCCTCGAACAGCCGCAGCACCCGCTCGACGCAGTCGGCCGTCCAGAGCGCGAGGCGCCGCCGGTCGGATTCGGGAAGGGTCTGCGCCGAGAGCGGCCGACTCGGTGGAGCGTCCGCCGGCATCAGCGGTAGGTGTTCAGCACGACGCCGCCCGGCAGCGTCTCGCTGCCGACGAGCGCGAGGTCGCGGGTGATCTGGGCGGCTGTGGCACGGACTCCGCCCGCCCCGGCCCGGCGCCCGAACAGCGGGATGCCGCCGCCGAGCACGATCGGATTCACTTTCACCTGCAGTTCGTCGATCTGGTCGATCAGTTGCGCGGCGAGGTCGCCGCCGCCGGCGAGCCAGATGTCAGTGCCGGGCTCGGCCTTGAGCTCGGCGACCTGCGCGGCGAGCGATGCGCCGTCACCCGCGATCGTCTCGACTCCGTCGGCCGGATCGAACTCGCGATGCGTGACGACGATCTGCCGCAGGTGCGGATAGGCGCCGCCGGTGAGCCCCGCATCCAGCCCCGGAGCGAAGGTGCCGCTGCCCATGATCACCGTGTCGAAGCGGCGCGGCTCCCCCGTGACGCCGAGCGCGGCGCGCACGTGCGTCGGGCAGGTCTCGGGGTAGCGCTCGAACAGCGCCGCGAGGGTGTCGGGCTGCGTCGGGAAGCGCGAGAAGTCGCCGTCGGGCGCGGCGATGAAGCCGTCGATGGATGCGGCGATGAAGTAGACGAGATCACGCACGAGGTCCTCCGGTCGTCGTCATCCCAGGGTGCCAGCCGCCCGAATCCGGGTCTAGGGTGACCGCATGCCCGCATCCGATCACCTCGCCGCCTTCGCCCTGGCGGCGCTCGTGCTGATCGTGATCCCCGGCCCGAGCGTGCTGTTCGTGATCGGGCGCTCGCTCGTGCACGGGCGGACGGGCGGGGCCCTCAGCGTGCTCGGCAACGGGATCGGCGTGCTCCCGCTCGTGTTCGCCGTCGCCTTCGGGCTGGGCGCGGTGATCACCGCATCCGAGATCGCGTTCACGGTCATCAAGATCATCGGCGCCGGCTACCTCATGTACCTCGGCGTGCAGGCGATCCGCCACCGCAAGGCCCCGATCGACGGCGCCGCCGAAGCGACGCGGGTCTCGCGCCGGCGCCTCATCGGCCACGGCATCGTGGTCGGCGCGACGAACCCCAAGACGATCGTCTTCCTCGCGGCCGCGCTGCCGCAGTTCGTGGATGTCGGCCGCGGCGACGTGCCGATCCAGATGCTCGTCTTCGGCGCGATCTTCGTGTCGATCGGACTCGCCTCCGACCTCGTGTGGGCGCTGCTCGCCGGCACCGCCCGTAACTGGTTCGCCCGCTCGCCGCGCCGCCTCGCGACCATCCGCGGAACCGGCGGCGTCATGACGATCGGCCTCGGCGGCGTGCTGCTCGGCACCGGCGCGAAGCACTGAGATCGGGGCGGGCAGGGTCGTCGCCGTCGTAGGTCGGCGCTGACCCGTCAGTCGCGCGCGGACGTGGATGCCGCCGCGCGCGGCGCGACCGCACCCCATCCGGCCTGCAGTCCGCCCGCGATCGCGAGGGCCGAGGCGACGAGCACGGTAGTGAGGATGCCGGCCGACGCGCCCAGCGCATCCACCGTGATCCCGCCGAGCACCGTGCCGGCGGCGATACCGACCGCGAAGACGCTCACGATCCAGGCGTTGGCCTCGTTCGCGTGACGCGACTGCACGAGTTCGGGCGTGAGGGCGAAGATCTGCGTCAGCAGGGGCGGCAGCGAGAGTCCGGCGATGAACGCCAGCGCGATCCAGAGCGCGGGCGGCGCACCCGCGGCGGCGGTCGGGAGGTAGAGCGCGCCGAGGATCACGGCGAACGGAGCCGCGGCCCGCACCGGCGTACGCCGCAGCGGGAAGCGCGCGATCAGCAGCGCCCCGACGAGCGCGCCCGCCGCGTTGGCGGCGAGCGCGACCGGTCCGAAGTCGGCGTTGCGCGCGTGCGACCCGTACGCGGTCGCGGTGAGCGTCAGTGCTCCGACGGGGATCGCGGCCGTGAGCGTGAGGATGAGCAGGCGCACGAAGGGGCGGGACGCGAGCGGGGTGCCGTGGTGGGCCGGGGCTGAGCCCAAGGTGGCCGAGGTGTCGAGGGCGGCTCCTGCTCCGGGCTCGGCGCCCGCGTCCACTCCCGCACTCACGCCGAAGTGCAGGTCGGCGCCCGCGTCGGCCCTCGCGCCGTCGTTCGAATCCGCAACCGCGCCGGCCCGCGCATCCACCTCGCCCGGATGCCGCACGACCGACCGCGCCGCGTACGCGATCCCGCCGACCAGTCCGACGCCGGCCATCGCGAGCACATTGACCTGCGCGCCGAACACGGCGATGCCGGTCGCGGTGAGCAGCGGTCCGATGATGAACAGCATCTCGACGGCGGCGGCGTCGAGCGCGTAGGCGGATGCGCGCTGCGTCGCGTCGGGGAACAGCGCGGGCCACAGACTGCGCAGCGTCGACTCGATCGGCGGCGTCGAGAACCCCGCGACCGCCACGGCGACGAACGCGGCGGCCGGCGCGCTCTGCACGGTCAGCACCGCAATCACGAACCCGACCGTGGTCACGACCACCGAGAGCAGCAGCACGAGCGCGCGGTGCCCGGCACGGTCGATGATGCGCCCGAGGAACGGCTGCCCGATCGTGCCCGCGATCACGAACGTCGCGGTGAGCGCCGA encodes:
- a CDS encoding putative immunity protein, producing the protein MPADAPPSRPLSAQTLPESDRRRLALWTADCVERVLRLFEAEAPHEPRPRDGLARVRAYGRGELDTAGEIRRRFEAGRAAGVVSAPAAVAAARAVGQATGIAHMGAHALGAAAYAVRAVRLGADSATDDPQRAADAEIAWQIAHLTAEARDALRRLPALGADPAGPLGSGLLARGDLGDTIRALQARIASS
- a CDS encoding dihydrofolate reductase family protein, with translation MRDLVYFIAASIDGFIAAPDGDFSRFPTQPDTLAALFERYPETCPTHVRAALGVTGEPRRFDTVIMGSGTFAPGLDAGLTGGAYPHLRQIVVTHREFDPADGVETIAGDGASLAAQVAELKAEPGTDIWLAGGGDLAAQLIDQIDELQVKVNPIVLGGGIPLFGRRAGAGGVRATAAQITRDLALVGSETLPGGVVLNTYR
- a CDS encoding LysE family translocator, whose product is MPASDHLAAFALAALVLIVIPGPSVLFVIGRSLVHGRTGGALSVLGNGIGVLPLVFAVAFGLGAVITASEIAFTVIKIIGAGYLMYLGVQAIRHRKAPIDGAAEATRVSRRRLIGHGIVVGATNPKTIVFLAAALPQFVDVGRGDVPIQMLVFGAIFVSIGLASDLVWALLAGTARNWFARSPRRLATIRGTGGVMTIGLGGVLLGTGAKH
- a CDS encoding MFS transporter, translated to MLGILRRRGVPALVVTSLIGRLPTAMSALALVRLVVDTGGDYTSASALTATFVIAGTIGQPFLGRIIDRAGHRALVLLLSVVVTTVGFVIAVLTVQSAPAAAFVAVAVAGFSTPPIESTLRSLWPALFPDATQRASAYALDAAAVEMLFIIGPLLTATGIAVFGAQVNVLAMAGVGLVGGIAYAARSVVRHPGEVDARAGAVADSNDGARADAGADLHFGVSAGVDAGAEPGAGAALDTSATLGSAPAHHGTPLASRPFVRLLILTLTAAIPVGALTLTATAYGSHARNADFGPVALAANAAGALVGALLIARFPLRRTPVRAAAPFAVILGALYLPTAAAGAPPALWIALAFIAGLSLPPLLTQIFALTPELVQSRHANEANAWIVSVFAVGIAAGTVLGGITVDALGASAGILTTVLVASALAIAGGLQAGWGAVAPRAAASTSARD